One Luteibacter sp. 9135 DNA segment encodes these proteins:
- the rimJ gene encoding ribosomal protein S5-alanine N-acetyltransferase: MNEPIRMRTARTVIRLLDVEDAALLRTYRVENREHLAPWEPLRSDAHYTMDACRAAIEAGGEAARADRGYPFAILTPDASDMIGSFTFANVVRGVFQACHLGYGIARKYEGQGLMFEALDAAVRYGFGPLDFHRIMANHMPRNERSGRLLARLGFEKEGYARRYLKIDGVWEDHVLTARIRSQG, translated from the coding sequence ATGAACGAGCCGATCCGGATGCGCACCGCGCGCACGGTGATCCGATTGCTCGATGTGGAGGATGCTGCGCTATTGCGCACCTATCGCGTGGAAAATCGCGAACACCTCGCACCGTGGGAACCGTTGCGCAGCGACGCCCATTACACGATGGACGCGTGCCGCGCCGCCATCGAGGCTGGCGGGGAAGCGGCGCGTGCCGACCGCGGGTACCCGTTCGCGATACTCACGCCGGATGCGTCCGACATGATCGGCAGCTTCACCTTCGCCAATGTGGTGCGTGGCGTGTTCCAGGCCTGTCACCTCGGTTACGGCATCGCGCGGAAATACGAGGGGCAGGGGCTGATGTTCGAAGCGCTGGATGCGGCGGTCCGCTACGGGTTCGGCCCTCTGGACTTCCATCGCATCATGGCCAACCACATGCCGCGTAACGAGCGCAGTGGCCGATTGCTGGCGCGGCTGGGCTTCGAGAAGGAAGGTTACGCGCGGCGCTACCTGAAGATCGACGGCGTGTGGGAGGACCATGTCCTCACCGCCAGGATACGAAGCCAGGGCTGA